The nucleotide sequence CCCGGCCTACAGGCGAGGGACAGGATTCTCACAGGCTGCGATCGGGCGCTGGATGAGGCTCGTGCCGCAATTCATGCTTTTGGTCATGGCGGGGACGAAGCCCTGGGACTTGTCCTGCACCGGACCGCGCGGGAGTTGTCCCAGAGGTATCGAGTCCGCTTGGAGGTTGATGTCGATGACTCCATCGAAGTCAGCGCAGAGCAGCAGCACGCGCTGGTCCGCATCACTCGCGAAGCGGTGGCCAACGCCGTTCGCCATGGTCGGGCTGAGCATCTGCGCATTCGCCTGAGCGCGGACAGTGACCAGCGATGCCTGGCCATTCAGGACGATGGAACGGGTTTCGACGTCTCCGGTGCCACGGGCCTCGGCGCGGGCTATGGTTTGATCAGCATGCAGGAGCGGGCACGAGCCTTGCCCGGGTCCCTCGACATAACATCGCGGCCGGGAGAGGGAAGCGTGGTGACGGTGACATGGTAGATGAGCACCGGCTACGGGTTGTGATGGCCGATGACCATGCCCGGATCCGCGCAAAAGTTCGCCAGACGCTGGAAGCGGATGGCTGGGAAGTGTGCGGGGAGGGAGCATCCGCCGAGGAAGCAATCCAACTCGCCATGGAGCATCGTCCCGACGTGGTGCTGCTCGACATCCACATGCCCGGCAACGGAATCTACGCCGCCCAGCAAATCAGCAGGACGTTGTCCGAAGCCGCCGTAGTGATGCTCACCCAGTCTGCTGACGACGAGGATCTCTTCGACTCCCTGCGGGCGGGAGCCTCTGGGTACCTGCTCAAGAGTACGGATCCCGCAACCCTCGCCGAGGTGCTGCGTGGGGTACTCTCCGGCGAGGCGCCGATGTCCCCCGCGCTCGTCACTCGCATCCTGCAGGAGTTCAGAGCGCCCGGTCGGAGCATCCTGCCCCGCAAATCGGCGGCCGCCGCCAAATTGAGCCCGCGCGAGCGGGAGGTCATGGAACTCCTCGCCCAGGAGTTGTCTACCGAGGATGTCGCCCACAAGCTCTTCGTCTCCCCAACCACGGTCCGCGTCCATGTCTCGACGGTCCTACGAAAACTTCGCGTCAAGGACAGGAAGAGCGCTTTCCACCTGCTGAAGGGGTAGCGGGGGTCCGTCGCTGGAAGGTCACCCAGCGTCGTGAAGTTCTTTACTCCTGACCGCAATCAGCGTTTAGGCATTTGAACGCAGGCAAACGGTTCTACCGCCCCGTTTCGCCGTAGCCTTAATTTCATTACGAGGGGTCGGCTGCCACACCAAGGGGCTGGAGCCCAGACCGCTGATACACCGTAGAAATGCTTCCGCCACTGCTGATCCGCGTGAACGGCAGGGTTACTCGCGTTGAATGAACGCCGTTGCGCGACCTTTCCAATCATTCACTCAAAACTGCACGCCCAACGGGCCTGAACGAGGGAACACCATGAGCAAGAACATTCGGACTAGCGTCGCAGCCGGGTCCACCGCGAAATCCGTCCTTGTCCGCCGCGTCGCAAGCGCTGTCATCCTGCCGGGGATCCTGACCAGCATGCTGGTTCTCGCCCCGCAGGCGTCGGCCGCGACCACCGCCCCTGTGTCGGGCATCTGCAACGGGGTGGTCAACCAGCAGGCACATCGCGGCAACGTCCAGCCGAACCTGCTCAAGGCCGCGGCGCGTCAGAACGCGGAGCAGATCGCGACGCTGACCGCTGAGCGGGCCGCGCTGGTCACCACGCAGAACACCCTGACCACGCAGATCAAGGCAGCCGAGGCTGAGATCGCGGCGCTCGACGCTGAGCACGCCACGCTGGTCGGGAAGGTCGACTTGGTGACGATGTCGCTGACCAAGCTCGAGGCCGATCAGGCGACGCTGACCGCAGCGATCGCCACCGCGAATACCGAGTTGACCACCCTCCAGGGCCAAAAAACGACGCTTGTGAACCAGATCACGCCGCTGGAGACGCAGCTGACCGCCGCACAGACCGAGCTCGCCGGCCTGAACACAAAGAAGACCCAGGCGCTGGCCGACAAGGCAACCAAGGAGGGCGAGCTCGCTGCCGCCAATACCCGCCTGCAGACCCTGACCGGCGCAGCGACGGCGGCGCAGAACACCGTCAACGCCCAGCTGGCCCTCATCACAACCGCGACGGACGAGCTGGCCGGTCTCACCGCCCAGGGTGACGCGGCGCAGGGGCTCGTGGACGCGGCGGAGAAGAAGCTGGCCGATGCCCGTGCGGCGCTGCCGGCGCTGGAGACCGCGGCTAAGACCGCTGACACCAATGCCGCCGCAGCGACCGCCGCCATGGTCAAGGCCGAGGAGAACCTGCGCCTGGCCGAGCAGAGCGTCACGACCTTCACCCAGCGGATCGGCACCATCGAGGCCAGGCTCCCGGTACTGCAGACCGAGATCGCGGGTGTGCAGGGTGACATCAGCACGAAGAACGCCGAGATCGCCGCGAAGCAGAAGGAGATTGCCGCTGCTACCGCGACGCCGGTCGCCGACGCCGCCGCGCTGAAGACGCAGCTCGCCGCCCTGGAGGCTGAGCTCGCAGCGGTCAAGGGCAACTCGGACAAGAAGAAGCAGGAGCTGAACGCTGCGATCACCGCCAAGAAGGCGGAGATCGCCGCTGCAGAGCTCGCGGCCGCGAACAAGACGGCGGTGATCAACGCCCTGAACGGTGACCTGACCAAGCTGCAGGGTCAGCTCGCGACGCTGAACTCCCAGCTGTCGGCCAAGCAGCAGGAGAGCAGCAACCTGCAGCAGCAGCTCCCGGGCCTGCAGACCAGCCTCGCCGGGGCCAACGCGCAGGTCACCAGCGCCACCGGGACGCTGGCCGACGCCAAGACCACCCAGACCGCCGCGAACACCGCCCTGACCGGCGCCAACGCCGCCGTGGCCGCGAAGAAGGCGGAGATCGCCGCACTGGAGGCGGCGCTTCCGGGCCTGACCGGTGACCTGACCGCGGCCAAGGCCGAGATCACCAGGAAGCAGGGTGAGCTCACGGCCCTGCAGGACGCTCTCCCCGGGCTGCAGGCCACCCTGACCGCTGCTAACGCCGCGGTGACCACCGAGACGGCGGAGGTCACCCGTCTCGACGGTGAGGTCGCCAAGCTCGTCGGGACCCTGGGCACGCTGAACACCTCGATCACTGCCGCGGAGAACGCCATCCTCTCACTGCAGAACCAGCTCACCCCGCTGCAGACCTCGCTGAACACGCTCAACACGCAGATCAGCGAGAAGGAGGCGGCCCTGACCACCGCCAAGGCGGACCTGTCGAAGATCGACGCGCAGATCGTCACCCAGGCCGCCACCCTGCGGACCCTGGAGAGCGCCAAGAAGCCCAACCGCGACGCGGTCGCCGCGCAGAAGGCCGTCGTGGCCGGGCTGCAGGCCCAGTACGCCGCGGTCCTGGACAGGATCGCCGTTATCGACGGCACGATCGCCCTAGGCGGTTGCCTCGCCTGATCGACCGTAATACCCCGAAGCGCCCCAAGAGCCGATTCTCCTGGGGCGCTTCGCTGTCTGCCTGCGATGCAGCACGGACCAGGCGCGCTCACGCTTCATGAGCTTGTGCACGACCTGCCCGAGGAACCGCAGCGCCAGCCCTGGCCCCTCGTGCGCCTGATAGCGCCTTCGTACCGTTCGGCGACCTCTCGAAGGCCGCAGGGTGCCGTCCCGAACTGCCGGGTTCGGCGCGGAAATCCACCGGACGTGGATCTTGATGGTCGCCTTGGGACGAGCACGGTTGAACCAGGTCTCGGTGGGGTTTATGAGCGCGATCTATACGAGAAATCGTTCAATGGTTTTCTTCTTACGCCGCTGCACCCGGTGCGGCTAACCTAGCGGCGCAGCTTACAAAAACTTCTAGTAGCTCTCATATTCTGAGATGCCAGGCCGCCCGCTTAATCTCTGGATATGACGACAAAACAGAACGGGCTCAGCCCTGTTGAGCGGTGTCCCCGATGCAGGTCCGAAGCCTGGCCGATTGCCTATGGCATGGTCCTGCCCTCCCTGCAGGAGGAGAACCCGCGCGTGGTCTACGCGGGCTGCGCGATGACTGTGGAATGGCGTCCTGACCCTGCCACCGGTGAGCCTCGTGGCGGAACGCCCGAATGGGAGTGCCAGGCAGGCGAGTGCCGCTACCGCTGGTGGTAGGAAGCCCACGCGCCCGAAGCACTCCAGCCGCGCCACCGTCTACTGCTACCTGAGCATCGGCAGCAATGAACCGATGTAATCGGAGTCTGCAGCAACATGTCCCGGATGCCTGCTCGCGCAGCGTGAGGACTTGACCGCCCTATGTCTTGGGCCTTAGGCGGTCACAAGCTTACTGGTGCGCTCTGGGGGTGAGATCGGTGCCCGATGACCTGTTCGAAGCCGTAACCGACGGCGAACATCGTGGGCTCGTCATAGGGACGTGCCAGTATCTCCATGCCGACGGGCAGGCCGGAGTCGGTCAGGCCGGCCGGTACCGTCATGGACGGCATCCAGGTCTGCGAACCGATGACCGTGTTTGTGGGGAAGTTCAAGGTGTTCCACAGCCCGGAATCAGTGTCTTCGTGGGTGGGCGGGGCGACCTGGCAGGTTGGATAGACCAACGTATCGAGGTTATTGGCCTCCATGAGATTGACGACCGTTTTCATGAACGCTTCGCGCGCGGTGTAGGCGGTGTAGTAGCTCACGTCGTTCAGCGGGTCATCAGGTCCGGCTGCCAACGCCTCGAGGAGGTCGAGTTTCCTATGGTACCGGCCGGAGTCGATGATCTCGGCGACGGTGCGGGCCGGCGGGTTGGGTTTGGATGAGAGCCAGTTGTTGATGTCGTGCTTGGACTTGATCGTGTACATGGACGTTCGACCGATCCACCCGGACAGGTCATCGATCGTGACATCGACCAGCGTGGCGCCGCCTGCCCTCAGCTCATCGAGGGCGCTGACCATCACCTGATTGACGGGGGCAGCGTTGGGGTCGGTGTCAGCACCGAATGCGCTACGCAGTACTCCGATACGTCGTCCCTGCAGGGCGTTGGGGACCAGGCAATCCACGTAGGACGCCGGAGCGCGTGCCACGGAGTAAGCGTAGGTGAGTGGGTCGCTCTGGTCGAAGCCGGCCATCACGGTGAATACGCGGGCGGCGTCTTCGACGGATCGGGCCATCGGGCCGATCGTGTCCTGGACGCTGACCAGAGGGTTGCATCCTGTTCGACTGATCAAACCGGGGGTGGAGCGAACCCCCACCAGGTTGCAGAATGAGGCCGGTAACCGCACTGATCCTCCGCAGTCCGTGCCGAGTCCCACGGTTGCGTACCCTGCCGCGATGGCGGCGCCGGTTCCGCTGCTTGATCCTCCTGGATCGCGGTCAAGGTCGTAGGGGTTCTTCGTCACCCCGGTACGGGAGGAGTAGCTGAACCATGACGTGGCCCAGTCAGGGAGTGTTGTTTTCGCCAGGATGATGGCACCCGCGCCCCGCAGTTTGGCGACCACTGTTGCATCTTCCTCCGCCCGGAAGTCAGCGAAGATTTCCGATCCGAACGAGGTCGGCATATCAGCCGTTTCCAGACAGTCCTTGATGACCATGGGGATGCCATGCAAAGGCCCGACCGGTTGCCCTGTTTGCAGGTAAGCATCATCCAGCGCATCGGCTTGTTCCCTGGCGGCCTGATTGATTGTGACCACTGCGTTCAGCTCAGGGCCGGCATGGTCAAAGGCCTCAATCCGGTCGAGGTAAGCGTCGACCAACTGCCGGACAGTAACCCGACCGGTAAACAATGCGGCCTGGATTCCCGCGATGTCAGCATTCTCGAGCGACGTACCGTTGAGATCCATGAAGCTTCTCCCATGAGAGGGTCAGATAATCTTCTGCCCTGACGCTAGGACCAGCAAGAAGCAAGGTCAACCCTTCAGTGAGGGGTATCAGCCTCCCAGCAGAACTGCCGCCCTGCTGGAACTGGGCTGGAGGTTTGGGACAGTGCTTCCCTAGTTAGTTTGCTAGCTGGTTGTCTCCGCATGGAGCCTTGACCCTCCCACAGGGCCGGCGGATGATTGGCGCACCCGGTGTGACATCTTGTCCAGCTGTGGAGGCATTCCGGCGTGACGCAACCGGTCACCAAATGAATCGATTCGGCATGCCCCTCCACAAACCAAAGGACATGATCATGAAGCCCATCCTCAGGAGAATGACGCTCCTCATAGCGGCAACTCTCTCCCTCATCGTTGCAGGAGCTTTACCGGCGCCAGCCATTACCGGCGGCGAACCGGACGGCAACCGCCATCCCAATGTCGCCCTTATCGCCTTCTACCTCGACGGCAATGGCCCCTACACCTGCTCCGCCACACTGATCTCGCCCACGGTCCTGCTTACCGCAGGGCACTGCACGGTAGGGACCTCGGGTGTCACCCTGGTCACCTTCGACCCAGTCATCGCCGAGGAGCCACCGTTCCCGCTGCCCTTCGCAGCAGATCCCACTGTCGGCTATACGGCGGAGGAGCTCGAAGCGGCGGACCAGCTGTGGGGGACGCCGACTGCGCACACCGAGGTGAACTTCATGGATCGGTCCCGCTTGAATGACGTGGGCATCATCGTGCTTCACGACCGGGTCACCACCATCACACCTGCGACGCTCGCTCCTGTCGGATACCTTGATCAATTTAAGTCTCCCCGCCTGAGCAAGACCCTCTTCGAGCTCGTCGGATACGGGACGGAAGTGCGGAAGGCAGAGACCGGACCGCAGAAGCCGCAACCGATGGCCTACCCGCTGATTCGCCGCACCACGACCTCACCAGGCCAGAAGCTCACGCCGTATATCCTTCAGCTTCAGGGCAACCCGAACGATAACCGCGGTGGTGGCGGGACCTGCTTCGGAGACTCCGGCGGGCCAGTCTTCCTCAACGGTTACCTCGTCGCAGTGACGAGCTATGGGTTCAACGGAATCTGCCGGTACATCGACGGCTACCAGCGTGTAGACACTGCCCTGGTGCAGAACTGGTTGATTCCCTGACCATAGGTAACAGTCGAGAAGCACCTCGAGCCATCGCTGTTTTTGTAGCTCTCATGCTGATGCTGAGTAAGGTAGGAGCCGCGGACGTCCCGTTCGACGTCGCGGACCTGATCGCGTGTTCCGTCGTGACGGATTTGGGGGCGGTGGTGAACGACGCCGGCGTGGAGGCGGGCACGTCCGCCGTCGTGGTCGGAACGGGCGGCGTGGGACTCTCGATTATCATGGCGCTGCGGCTCGTCGGCGCGAACCCGATCATCGCCGTCGATCTCAGCGAGGAGAAGCTCGCTGCTGCCAGGGAGTTCGGTGCCACCAATACGCTGCAGCCCTCCGACGGCCTCGCCGAGGAGGTCCGCACGCTGACGGGCGGGGGAGCGGCGTACGCCTTCGAGGCGATCGGCGGGTCCAGACCATCGAATCCCTCCCATCCCTCATCGCGGCGGGCGGCAAGGCCGTCATCGTGGGACTGCCACCCGAGGACAGCCCCGTGTCGATCGACGCGCTCGCGGAGAGCGGCAAGTCGCTCATCGGCTCCAACTACCGTTCGACCGTGCCGGGGCGGGGACTTCCCGCGCCTGGCGGCGCTGTACCTCGCGGGGCGGCTGCCCGTCGACCGGCTCATCTCACACCGCATCGGTCTTGATGAGGTGAACGAAGCCTTCGACGCGATACGCCGAGGAGAGCGCGCCCGGAGCGTGATCGTGTTTGGTCAGTCCCTGGCTCGCCGATCCTGACGTCCAGCCTGCGCTGCACCGCACCTTTGCGCGGGCTTCCCTCGACGGGTCGCTCAGACGTCGGGTTCGAGGTAGGCGTTAGCGCACCTCGGGGCGCTGGGTTCCTGACCAGCGCCCCGAATGCTGCTACAGGCGGTGCTGTTGTGGACCTCTTCCTCGAATCGAGCCGAGGGCCGGAGTCGCTTCAGACCCAGCAGGAATGCTACGTGTGGTTGAACACCGGCTTCTCGCGTACCCGAAACTCGTTGGTAGGAACCAAGGGTTCCTTCCTGGTGCGCGCTTGACCGTCGAGAACACGAGCTACAAGTCTGGTGAGTGAATCAGAAGGCTGCAGTCCCATGTCCTCCTCCAGTTTTTTCTGATACCGCTGGTAGTTCCGGAGCGCAGCGGCCGGATTGCCGTGCTTCAATTCACCTTCGATGAGTATTTGGATTGCTGCCTCATACAGCGGTTCGATCTCCAGAGCCGCCTCTGCGGCAGCGCCTGCAGTTTCGCAATGACCCTGATCAAGAGATTGTCTGGCGATGATGGTGAACGCGCGAAGGCGGTCCTGTTGCAATCGGCTCTGTTCGGAGACGACCCAGTCGTCATACCAACCGGGTAGTAGCCGTGCATCACGCAGATCAGCCAACAGTGCTGCTGCCTCCACCTCAGATGCCACCCTCCTGAAGTCTCGGAGACGGGCTTGGACAGTGTGCAGGTCCACATCGGCCCGCTCGCATAGAGAAAGCATCGGGCCATTGTTGACTATGAGGCCCGGAACCTGGCGAGAAACCAGGTGCATGCTGACCCTTAGGCTCTCCAGAGCCTTCGCATCGGGGTACTCCGGCCACAGCAGGCCGACAAGGTGATTTCGGAGACTTGGGCCCTTGACGGCAAGCGCGGCAACGAGGCGCTGCTGGCGTGGTGCAACATGAATGCTCACTCCGTGCCGGTGAAGCATCCAGGTCCCCAGAAGGTGGAGTCCAAATTCTCCGTCGTTGGAGTAGCCCATGGGAACCTGATCTCGGTTCGTCAGAACGGGTGGAGTGTGCAAAAACTAGGATCCTCACCCGGATGGACAGTGTCAATGAACCGTCCCACTTTTCCATCGCACACATCCGCTGAAGGTTGCTCAACCGTGGAGAGCCTTACGGTGCGAGCCGGACAGGGCCTCCCTGAGGGAAGGCTGTTGGCAGAGCTCGTCCTGAAAAAGGGGGGAGTAACGGCCCAGTAACGCCTCGGTAACGGCGTAGTAACGCCACCGGCAGTGCAATGGAACCCGGCGCCGCGCCCGCGGTCGTCTGGGCCGGTGTAGGGGTAGTTGCGAAACGCAGGTGCTTCACGTTGTGGACGGCAGCATCCTTCCCGGATTAGTCAGGAAAGTAGGACTCGCCGATGTCGTCGTTCCAACCTCCGGCCCCCGGGACCGGTCCTCATGCCTCCGGCCGACGCCGGCGCACTTCTGCGCTGGCGGCACTGCTGCTGTGCGCTGCCGCGTTGCCCGTTTCTTCCGCCACGGCCGCAGAAACCACCTCGGAATCCACACAGGAAGAAGCCCTCTCGGGTGGAGCCGATTACCAGCCCGGGGCACCCGGGCTGGGTGATCCCTACTTCCCGCTGGACGGTAACGGCGGCTACGATGTCGACCAGTATGTATTGGATCTCAGCTACGATCCGCTGACCGACACCCTGAGTGGGACAGCGACAATTATCGCCAAGGCCACGCAGGACCTCTCGGCCTTCAACCTGGACCTGGAGGGTCTGACGGTCCGCGAGGTGATGGTCAAAGGACGTCCGGCTCAATTCACGCGCGACGGTGGCGAACTGACCGTTACTCCGCAGCGGGGTATTCGGGACGGTCGCCGATTCACCACGGAGGTGCGCTACGACGGCGTTCCGGAAACCACCACCAACCCGTTCGGGCAGTCCGGGTTCTTCCACACCGACGACGGCTCCCTGGTCATCGGTGAGCCACATGTGGCGGCGACCTGGTTCCCGGTCAACGACCATCCGCTGGACAAGGCCTCCTACACCTTCCACATAACGGTTCCTGAAGGTCTCGAAGTCGTGGCCAACGGTCGCTTGCTCGACGACCGGACGCGGGACGGCCTGACCACCTGGACGTGGGAGGCGCGCGAACCGATGGCGTCCTATCTTGCAACTGCCAGTGTGGGGCAGTGGGATTTCAGCCAGTACAAGGTCGGGCGGATCCACTACCTGGAT is from Arthrobacter burdickii and encodes:
- a CDS encoding response regulator, which codes for MADDHARIRAKVRQTLEADGWEVCGEGASAEEAIQLAMEHRPDVVLLDIHMPGNGIYAAQQISRTLSEAAVVMLTQSADDEDLFDSLRAGASGYLLKSTDPATLAEVLRGVLSGEAPMSPALVTRILQEFRAPGRSILPRKSAAAAKLSPREREVMELLAQELSTEDVAHKLFVSPTTVRVHVSTVLRKLRVKDRKSAFHLLKG
- a CDS encoding chromosome segregation ATPase; the encoded protein is MSKNIRTSVAAGSTAKSVLVRRVASAVILPGILTSMLVLAPQASAATTAPVSGICNGVVNQQAHRGNVQPNLLKAAARQNAEQIATLTAERAALVTTQNTLTTQIKAAEAEIAALDAEHATLVGKVDLVTMSLTKLEADQATLTAAIATANTELTTLQGQKTTLVNQITPLETQLTAAQTELAGLNTKKTQALADKATKEGELAAANTRLQTLTGAATAAQNTVNAQLALITTATDELAGLTAQGDAAQGLVDAAEKKLADARAALPALETAAKTADTNAAAATAAMVKAEENLRLAEQSVTTFTQRIGTIEARLPVLQTEIAGVQGDISTKNAEIAAKQKEIAAATATPVADAAALKTQLAALEAELAAVKGNSDKKKQELNAAITAKKAEIAAAELAAANKTAVINALNGDLTKLQGQLATLNSQLSAKQQESSNLQQQLPGLQTSLAGANAQVTSATGTLADAKTTQTAANTALTGANAAVAAKKAEIAALEAALPGLTGDLTAAKAEITRKQGELTALQDALPGLQATLTAANAAVTTETAEVTRLDGEVAKLVGTLGTLNTSITAAENAILSLQNQLTPLQTSLNTLNTQISEKEAALTTAKADLSKIDAQIVTQAATLRTLESAKKPNRDAVAAQKAVVAGLQAQYAAVLDRIAVIDGTIALGGCLA
- a CDS encoding amidase translates to MDLNGTSLENADIAGIQAALFTGRVTVRQLVDAYLDRIEAFDHAGPELNAVVTINQAAREQADALDDAYLQTGQPVGPLHGIPMVIKDCLETADMPTSFGSEIFADFRAEEDATVVAKLRGAGAIILAKTTLPDWATSWFSYSSRTGVTKNPYDLDRDPGGSSSGTGAAIAAGYATVGLGTDCGGSVRLPASFCNLVGVRSTPGLISRTGCNPLVSVQDTIGPMARSVEDAARVFTVMAGFDQSDPLTYAYSVARAPASYVDCLVPNALQGRRIGVLRSAFGADTDPNAAPVNQVMVSALDELRAGGATLVDVTIDDLSGWIGRTSMYTIKSKHDINNWLSSKPNPPARTVAEIIDSGRYHRKLDLLEALAAGPDDPLNDVSYYTAYTAREAFMKTVVNLMEANNLDTLVYPTCQVAPPTHEDTDSGLWNTLNFPTNTVIGSQTWMPSMTVPAGLTDSGLPVGMEILARPYDEPTMFAVGYGFEQVIGHRSHPQSAPVSL
- a CDS encoding trypsin-like serine protease, with the protein product MEAFRRDATGHQMNRFGMPLHKPKDMIMKPILRRMTLLIAATLSLIVAGALPAPAITGGEPDGNRHPNVALIAFYLDGNGPYTCSATLISPTVLLTAGHCTVGTSGVTLVTFDPVIAEEPPFPLPFAADPTVGYTAEELEAADQLWGTPTAHTEVNFMDRSRLNDVGIIVLHDRVTTITPATLAPVGYLDQFKSPRLSKTLFELVGYGTEVRKAETGPQKPQPMAYPLIRRTTTSPGQKLTPYILQLQGNPNDNRGGGGTCFGDSGGPVFLNGYLVAVTSYGFNGICRYIDGYQRVDTALVQNWLIP
- a CDS encoding zinc-binding dehydrogenase, with protein sequence MLSKVGAADVPFDVADLIACSVVTDLGAVVNDAGVEAGTSAVVVGTGGVGLSIIMALRLVGANPIIAVDLSEEKLAAAREFGATNTLQPSDGLAEEVRTLTGGGAAYAFEAIGGSRPSNPSHPSSRRAARPSSWDCHPRTAPCRSTRSRRAASRSSAPTTVRPCRGGDFPRLAALYLAGRLPVDRLISHRIGLDEVNEAFDAIRRGERARSVIVFGQSLARRS
- a CDS encoding AfsR/SARP family transcriptional regulator, producing the protein MGYSNDGEFGLHLLGTWMLHRHGVSIHVAPRQQRLVAALAVKGPSLRNHLVGLLWPEYPDAKALESLRVSMHLVSRQVPGLIVNNGPMLSLCERADVDLHTVQARLRDFRRVASEVEAAALLADLRDARLLPGWYDDWVVSEQSRLQQDRLRAFTIIARQSLDQGHCETAGAAAEAALEIEPLYEAAIQILIEGELKHGNPAAALRNYQRYQKKLEEDMGLQPSDSLTRLVARVLDGQARTRKEPLVPTNEFRVREKPVFNHT